AAAAGTTGACATATCCAGTCTTGCCATTCTCTAGGCATGGAGATATGCGCGCAAACAGCGTATCTCCATTCTTGAACTTGGCCCCGCTGTTGCCTGACCTCTTCTCAATGTCATTGATAATCATCGAATCTTCCGAAAGACTGCTCATTGGAACGAAGGACTTGAGACCATCTTTTGCGACCTTGGTTTTAGGATCAATGTCGATAGCAAAAGGCATTGGCACCCAGGACCACTCGTCAGGACGCCTGCCTTGCTCATCTTCTGAGAATTCATCCTGTTCATGGCTGGGGTAGCGGTACTCCACGAACCATTCGCGATACAGGGCGCGGGCCATCTCCTCCAGGATCTGCGCCCGCCGTGTGTTGTTCTCAATCAGATCGTCGTAGGCCGAGAGGACAGCGGCGATCTTGCGCTGGGTGTGCAGAGGGGGAAGTTTGATCCTTAGATTCTCCGCATCAGGAACTCTCATGTGCTCAACGGTGGCTCCTGCACCTGTCGCTCTGATTTGATCTTGGAGGTGATCTTCTTGAAGGGCGTATAGCAGGAAGTGAGCATCAAGCTTGTCTGGGTCTGCGCGGTAGGACATGAGGCGCTGACCCAGGAACACACCGTCCGCTTCCCTCAGCATCCCCACCTCACCCAGTGGGGCCTCTCGGGTCAGAATTACGTCGCCAGGGCGAGGCATTTGCCGTCGAGTCCAAGCGCGGTAGGTCTCTTCTGTGACGTATCGGACGGTCGCTAAGTCGATTACACCCGACTTGACGTTGGTAGTGCGGATCATCCGATAGGGCGTAGGACCTTCGACGACAGGAGCTGTCTTGTTCACACAGTCCACGATGGTTCCGCACACCTCGTAGAGCGGGACTTCAGGCCAGGGCTGCTTCATCAACAATCTCCCGGCGTACCTCACCCATCAAGGTCTGGACGTTCTCGCTAATTCTCAGTTCTAACTTGTGCGCTTCGGCAGTGAGGGTCTCTAACTCTTCGTTCAGTTCGCTTAGGCGCACGGTGAAGTCAAAGTCGTCTGCGGCGCGGGCTGTGACGCCCACATAACGGCCGGGGTTCAGGCTCCAGCTTTGTGCTGCG
The sequence above is a segment of the Deinococcus depolymerans genome. Coding sequences within it:
- a CDS encoding restriction endonuclease subunit S, coding for MKQPWPEVPLYEVCGTIVDCVNKTAPVVEGPTPYRMIRTTNVKSGVIDLATVRYVTEETYRAWTRRQMPRPGDVILTREAPLGEVGMLREADGVFLGQRLMSYRADPDKLDAHFLLYALQEDHLQDQIRATGAGATVEHMRVPDAENLRIKLPPLHTQRKIAAVLSAYDDLIENNTRRAQILEEMARALYREWFVEYRYPSHEQDEFSEDEQGRRPDEWSWVPMPFAIDIDPKTKVAKDGLKSFVPMSSLSEDSMIINDIEKRSGNSGAKFKNGDTLFARISPCLENGKTGYVNFLPDDSSTAFGSTEYIVMRSRLVCPEYVYLLSRLPEFRSHAEASMSGATGRQRVKSESFANYMIALPPSHLIKSFEALTKPLFDAIFNLASRSANLRRTRDLLLPKLVSGELDVSTLDVQGVEEQLQEEIA